A region of Coccinella septempunctata chromosome 5, icCocSept1.1, whole genome shotgun sequence DNA encodes the following proteins:
- the LOC123314245 gene encoding malectin, whose amino-acid sequence MVIKTKSLNPLRYLVFFLILFTTLVGVNSSDPVIYAVNCGGDAHTDVHGVRYEKDPLHGKIGIASDYGKRLLIGRIPPEDHILYQTERYHTNTFGYDIPITSDGDYVLVLKFCEVYFNAPNQKVFDVVLNGEHMIVSDLDIFDKVGRGFAHDEYVPFRVSKGRLIYNEEESDIRGGKIRVEFIKGNKDNPKVNAIYVVKAQLEDVPKLPPIQIEPEKFEDPREEPEVIPKNRRPGAAKQPDPYTMDDSSIMLPVFIAIGAFIPLLFCLCKL is encoded by the exons ATGGTGATCAAAACCAAATCTCTCAACCCACTTAGGTATTTGGTATTTTTCCTCATATTATTCACAACATTAGTTGGTGTGAATAGTTCTGATCCGGTAATATATGCGGTAAATTGTGGTGGAGACGCCCACACTGATGTTCACGGTGTGAGATATGAGAAAGATCCCCTTCATGGAAAAATAGGCATTGCCTCCGACTATGGAAAAAGATTGCTGATCGGAAGGATACCACcagaggaccatattttgtaccAAACTGAAAGATATCATACGAATACGTTTGGCTATGATATACCAATTACTTCAGATGGAGATTACGTTCTAGTATTAAAATTCTGCGAAGTATATTTCAATGCACCCAATCAAAAAGTTTTTGATGTTGTCCTCAACGGAGAACATATGATAGTGTCAGATTTGGACATATTTGACAAAGTTGGGAGAGGTTTTGCTCATGATGAATATGTTCCGTTTAGGGTGAGCAAAG gaCGACTTATCTATAATGAAGAAGAATCAGATATACGAGGTGGGAAAATACGTGTTGAGTTCATAAAAGGTAACAAAGACAACCCAAAAGTTAACGCTATTTACGTTGTGAAAGCGCAGTTGGAAGATGTCCCAAAATTGCCCCCTATACAAATAGAACCTGAAAAATTCGAAGATCCAAGGGAAGAACCTGAGGTTATACCGAAAAATCGACGTCCTGGTGCAGCCAAACAACCTGATCCATACACGATGGATGATTCTTCAATAATGCTCCCTGTTTTTATTGCAATAGGTGCTTTTATTCCTCTTTTATTCTGTCTATGTAAATTGTGA